Proteins encoded within one genomic window of Tabrizicola piscis:
- a CDS encoding BMP family ABC transporter substrate-binding protein — MKRRHLLATAALGLGLVFGGAAMAQDKTKACFVYVGPIGDGGWTFQHHEGALAVQEAFGDKVEIAFQENVPEGADAERVLTQMALSGCNIIFTTSFGYMDATNAVAAKFPDIKFEHATGYKREHPNVSTYNARFYEGRAVQGHIAGKMTKSNKIGYIGSFPIPEVIMGINSYYLHAKKVNPEVELSVVWAFTWFDPAKEADSAKALIDQGVDVIASHTDSTAPLAEAAKTNGAVIGFGQASDMAEYKDGPRVSSIIDNWAPYYIKRVGALMDGTYEQADAWEGIAGGEVEIGEITALVPAEVKAEAEAMRDAIAAGTYHPFTGPINKQDGSPWLAEGQVAPDGDLLGMSFYVEGITGEIPK, encoded by the coding sequence ATGAAACGCAGACATTTGCTTGCAACCGCGGCACTGGGCCTTGGTCTGGTCTTCGGCGGCGCGGCGATGGCGCAGGACAAGACGAAGGCCTGCTTCGTCTATGTCGGCCCGATCGGGGATGGCGGCTGGACCTTCCAGCACCATGAGGGTGCGCTGGCCGTGCAGGAAGCCTTTGGCGACAAGGTGGAGATCGCATTCCAGGAAAACGTGCCAGAAGGTGCTGATGCCGAGCGCGTGCTGACCCAGATGGCGCTTTCGGGCTGCAACATCATCTTCACCACGTCCTTCGGATACATGGATGCGACCAACGCGGTTGCCGCCAAGTTCCCCGACATCAAGTTCGAGCATGCAACGGGCTACAAGCGCGAGCATCCGAACGTGTCGACCTACAACGCGCGCTTCTATGAGGGCCGGGCGGTGCAGGGCCACATTGCGGGCAAGATGACGAAGTCGAACAAGATCGGCTACATCGGGTCCTTCCCGATCCCGGAAGTCATCATGGGGATCAACAGCTATTACCTGCATGCCAAGAAGGTGAACCCGGAAGTGGAGCTTTCGGTGGTCTGGGCCTTCACCTGGTTCGACCCGGCGAAAGAGGCCGATTCGGCCAAGGCGCTGATCGATCAGGGCGTGGACGTGATCGCAAGCCACACCGACTCCACCGCCCCTCTGGCGGAAGCGGCCAAGACCAATGGCGCGGTGATCGGCTTTGGTCAGGCCAGCGACATGGCCGAATACAAGGACGGGCCGCGGGTTTCGTCGATCATCGACAACTGGGCCCCTTACTACATCAAGCGCGTCGGTGCCCTGATGGACGGGACCTATGAGCAGGCCGATGCCTGGGAAGGCATCGCCGGCGGTGAGGTCGAGATCGGCGAGATCACTGCGCTGGTTCCGGCCGAGGTGAAGGCCGAAGCCGAAGCCATGCGCGATGCGATTGCGGCGGGGACCTATCACCCGTTCACCGGGCCCATCAACAAGCAGGACGGCTCGCCCTGGCTGGCCGAAGGTCAGGTGGCACCGGACGGCGATCTGCTGGGGATGAGCTTCTACGTCGAAGGCATCACGGGCGAGATTCCCAAGTAA
- a CDS encoding glycoside hydrolase family 25 protein, translating to MRHLVGLFLLLLAACGTAPREAGGPPDEVTVTSSNFRDADPTDWPGRSPDRYPVHGIDLSRFQTAVDWPTARANGVNFAFIKATEGGDLVDPMFESHWRGAGAAGVKRGAYHFFYHCRPAAEQARWFIRHVPKVAGALPPVLDMEWTPFSPTCTIRRDGATLREEARIFMDIVGRHYGQRPLIYTSIDFFEDAELWRMDGVEFWLRAVADHPGEVYDGKAWSFWQYTSTGVVPGIAGKVDINVFSGSKAAWANWVSARAL from the coding sequence ATGAGGCATCTCGTCGGACTGTTCCTGCTGTTGCTGGCTGCCTGTGGCACGGCCCCGCGTGAGGCGGGTGGCCCGCCTGATGAGGTGACTGTCACCTCGTCCAACTTTCGCGATGCTGACCCGACCGACTGGCCGGGACGGTCGCCCGACCGCTATCCGGTGCATGGGATTGACCTGTCACGCTTCCAGACCGCCGTGGACTGGCCGACGGCGCGGGCGAACGGGGTGAATTTTGCCTTTATCAAGGCGACCGAGGGTGGCGACCTTGTGGACCCGATGTTTGAGTCGCATTGGCGCGGCGCGGGGGCGGCGGGGGTGAAGCGGGGGGCTTACCACTTCTTCTACCATTGCCGCCCGGCAGCCGAGCAGGCGCGCTGGTTCATCCGGCATGTGCCAAAAGTGGCCGGCGCCCTGCCCCCGGTTCTGGACATGGAGTGGACGCCGTTTTCGCCGACCTGCACGATCCGCCGCGACGGGGCGACCTTGCGGGAAGAGGCGCGGATCTTCATGGACATCGTCGGCCGTCACTATGGCCAGCGACCGTTGATCTATACCTCGATCGATTTCTTCGAGGATGCGGAGCTTTGGCGGATGGATGGCGTGGAGTTCTGGCTGCGCGCCGTCGCCGACCATCCGGGCGAGGTCTATGACGGGAAGGCGTGGAGCTTCTGGCAGTACACGTCAACCGGGGTCGTGCCGGGGATCGCGGGCAAGGTGGATATCAACGTTTTCAGCGGGTCCAAGGCGGCTTGGGCCAACTGGGTCAGCGCAAGGGCGCTTTAG
- a CDS encoding leucine-rich repeat domain-containing protein translates to MGLLLGVVGVLFVLAVGAALQPLLSPGEETPVADAGPFAEGQAPLTVEEIGELSVTELLTASPNEAREVIAAADEVKTTFESCEKDGVPGLKVRTTCVTAKTRALAISAGDIGIFDSIGRFEDLSSVDITGGQLADLSALAAYPGLKQLILMRVQIADLSAVSQLTGLNRLVVKGIPDFDLRLISGLQGLTELSLIGVTAPDLEPIAALPQLQSLDLNTAQIGDFSALSRMTGLTFLNLNETNITDIAPLAMMPDLTRLGFVDTAVSDLSPLAKSVKLEHLHFDGARVTDVSALRDLVKLTVLHIDQNAITDISALAGMTRLSWLDLHDTQITSIAPLAEMKELSRLDLSGTRVTDLSPLAGLERLHTLDITNTSITDLSPVEGRDRLQIKQ, encoded by the coding sequence ATGGGGCTGTTGCTTGGGGTTGTTGGCGTGCTGTTCGTTCTGGCCGTGGGGGCCGCGCTGCAGCCGCTGCTTTCGCCCGGCGAAGAGACACCGGTGGCCGACGCTGGACCCTTTGCCGAGGGTCAGGCGCCGCTGACCGTTGAGGAAATCGGCGAGCTTTCGGTGACCGAGTTGTTGACCGCCTCACCGAACGAAGCCCGCGAGGTGATTGCCGCAGCGGATGAGGTCAAGACCACGTTTGAGAGCTGCGAGAAGGATGGCGTGCCGGGGCTGAAGGTCCGGACGACCTGTGTGACGGCAAAGACGCGTGCCTTGGCGATTTCCGCGGGCGATATCGGCATCTTCGACAGCATCGGTCGGTTCGAGGATCTGAGCAGTGTCGATATCACCGGTGGCCAGCTTGCGGACCTGTCGGCGCTGGCGGCCTACCCCGGCCTGAAACAGCTTATTCTGATGCGGGTGCAGATCGCCGACCTCTCGGCCGTGTCGCAGCTGACAGGGCTGAACCGGCTGGTGGTCAAGGGGATACCGGACTTTGATCTGCGGTTGATCAGCGGGTTGCAGGGTTTGACAGAACTGTCGCTGATCGGTGTGACAGCGCCAGATCTTGAACCGATTGCGGCCTTGCCGCAACTGCAGAGCCTTGACCTGAACACGGCGCAGATCGGTGACTTCAGCGCGCTCTCAAGGATGACCGGGCTGACCTTCCTTAACCTGAACGAAACCAACATCACGGACATCGCCCCGCTGGCGATGATGCCGGACCTGACAAGGCTGGGCTTTGTGGATACGGCGGTGTCCGACCTTTCCCCGCTGGCCAAAAGCGTCAAGCTTGAGCACCTTCACTTCGACGGCGCGCGGGTGACCGACGTCTCTGCGCTGCGTGATCTGGTGAAATTGACGGTGCTGCACATAGACCAGAACGCGATCACGGACATCTCGGCCCTTGCGGGAATGACCCGACTTTCGTGGCTGGACCTGCACGACACGCAGATTACCAGCATCGCGCCCCTCGCCGAGATGAAGGAGCTTTCGAGGTTGGACCTCAGCGGCACGCGCGTGACCGACCTTTCGCCGCTGGCCGGGCTGGAGCGGCTTCACACGCTGGACATCACGAACACCTCAATCACCGACCTGTCGCCGGTGGAAGGCCGGGATCGGCTGCAGATCAAGCAGTAG
- a CDS encoding ABC transporter permease: MLRLEKRPSPSVFWQRASPFLAVALTMVAGGIMFWVLGKNPFEAIRTIFWDPLFNAQFASYSRPQLLVKAAPLILIAIGLSLGFRAGIWNIGAEGQYIMGAIFGAAAGLAVYPVESRLIFPVMIVAGAFGGFVWAMIPAILKTVFRTNEILVSLLLVYVAQNILAMMALGALRNPEGGGFPGSRNLSQIPAMANPELIAGTGMHWGVVAAFMAVIAGYILLQRHILGFQIKLAGQAPRAARFAGVSPARLVVLCLGISGVLAGLAGVFEVTGPAGQISIDFNVGYGFTAIIVAFLGRLNPVGILFAGLLMALTYIGGELAQFMLGLPSAAVQAFQGMLLFFLLGTDLLTNFRIRLAKRELA; the protein is encoded by the coding sequence ATGCTGAGGCTGGAAAAGCGGCCCTCGCCCAGTGTGTTCTGGCAGCGCGCCTCGCCGTTTCTGGCGGTGGCGCTGACCATGGTGGCGGGCGGGATCATGTTCTGGGTTCTGGGGAAGAACCCGTTTGAGGCGATAAGGACAATCTTCTGGGACCCGCTGTTCAACGCGCAGTTCGCCAGCTATTCGCGGCCGCAGTTGCTGGTTAAAGCTGCGCCGCTGATCCTGATCGCCATCGGGCTTTCGCTCGGCTTCCGGGCGGGCATCTGGAACATCGGGGCCGAGGGCCAGTACATCATGGGCGCGATCTTTGGCGCGGCGGCGGGGCTGGCGGTGTACCCGGTGGAAAGCCGGCTGATCTTTCCGGTGATGATCGTGGCGGGGGCGTTCGGCGGTTTTGTCTGGGCGATGATCCCGGCGATCCTGAAGACGGTGTTCCGGACGAACGAAATCCTCGTGTCACTGTTGCTGGTCTATGTGGCGCAGAACATTCTGGCGATGATGGCGCTGGGTGCGTTGCGCAACCCCGAGGGCGGGGGGTTTCCGGGCAGCCGCAACTTGAGCCAGATTCCGGCGATGGCGAACCCGGAGCTGATCGCGGGCACGGGCATGCATTGGGGGGTGGTCGCGGCCTTCATGGCGGTGATCGCGGGGTATATCCTGCTGCAGCGGCATATCCTTGGCTTCCAGATCAAGCTGGCCGGGCAAGCGCCAAGGGCGGCGCGGTTTGCAGGGGTTTCCCCGGCGCGGCTGGTGGTGCTGTGTCTGGGGATTTCGGGGGTGCTCGCGGGGCTGGCGGGGGTGTTCGAGGTGACCGGGCCGGCGGGGCAGATCAGCATTGATTTCAATGTGGGCTATGGATTTACCGCGATCATCGTCGCGTTTCTGGGCCGGTTGAACCCGGTGGGGATCCTGTTCGCGGGGCTCCTCATGGCACTGACCTATATCGGGGGCGAGTTGGCGCAGTTCATGCTGGGTCTGCCCTCGGCTGCGGTTCAGGCCTTTCAGGGGATGCTCTTGTTCTTCCTGCTGGGCACCGACCTGTTGACCAACTTCCGTATCCGACTGGCGAAAAGGGAGTTGGCGTGA
- a CDS encoding GcvT family protein, translated as MKTHVKALVVGGGAVGTGIAYHLAKAGWDTMLVERDELTAGSTWHAAGLLPLFNMGYATTHIHKYSVDFYKGLEAETGLNPGFYVVGNLRMAQHQQRMDEYMLYSSVAETAGVYHEFLTPKEIKDRWPLVRTEDLIGALYHPQDGYINPADVTQAMAKGARQFGCTFERKVQVDGYRWTGSEWIVSCTRMVEQGGNLVASDDRFDITAEHVVTATGNHAQRTARLLGIKTPAVVVEHQYIVTEPDPALVEWRKSNPQHPVLRDADAKWYVREERGGWILGPYEKGAPARFPYEVPESFRADLFPLDLERIEQEYMSFIHRIPSSETVGLKDDYNGPICYTPDGNPLVGPAPGLRNMWLAEGFSFGITAAGGTGYYLAQLMTQGEAEIDMASLDPKRFGNWMTTEYASRKNEECYDHVFILHHPDEEREACRPLRTAPAYDRQKDLGAQMGQVNGWERPNYYGPKDAPADFDHNSRSFRRGDWWQYAKAEAEAVRNTVGIIDASAFTKHLVRGPGATAFLDYFTCNKLPNVGRINLTYALTDHGTTRTEYTIVRLKQDEYYLISAGAWTAYDYDFLQKSADDWMATGKGAIDIHDITTQWGVFALAGPNARALLKDIVKDRDPETVLSNKRFPWLSYRDIELGMCPVRAIRVAYTGELGWELHYPIEFGRYLWDLLMKAGEKHGLKPVGARAQNWLRQEKSYRAFGNELGRDATPVEAALDRFVDLTKDFRGKDKMLATGIRSKCVTLLIDGPSDADPWGKEAILHDGIKVGRLTSGGYSVAFGKQIGMGYVPAALAEPGTKLKVKMLLKEWDAVVTEDSPFDPTNARIRIDG; from the coding sequence ATGAAAACCCATGTCAAAGCTTTGGTCGTCGGCGGTGGCGCAGTCGGCACCGGGATCGCCTATCACCTTGCCAAGGCCGGCTGGGACACGATGCTGGTCGAACGCGATGAGCTGACGGCAGGGTCAACGTGGCACGCCGCTGGTCTGCTGCCCCTTTTCAACATGGGCTACGCCACCACCCACATCCACAAATACAGCGTCGATTTCTACAAGGGGCTGGAGGCGGAAACCGGCCTCAACCCCGGTTTCTACGTCGTCGGCAACCTGCGCATGGCGCAGCATCAGCAGCGCATGGACGAATACATGCTCTATTCCTCGGTTGCCGAAACCGCCGGGGTCTACCACGAATTCCTGACCCCGAAGGAAATCAAGGACCGCTGGCCGCTGGTGCGGACCGAAGACCTGATCGGCGCGCTCTACCACCCGCAGGATGGCTACATCAACCCGGCCGACGTGACGCAAGCCATGGCCAAGGGTGCCCGCCAGTTTGGCTGCACCTTTGAACGCAAGGTGCAGGTCGACGGCTACCGCTGGACCGGGTCGGAGTGGATCGTCTCCTGCACCCGCATGGTCGAACAGGGCGGCAACCTTGTCGCCAGCGATGACCGCTTCGACATCACCGCCGAACACGTCGTCACCGCCACCGGCAACCACGCCCAACGCACCGCGCGGCTTCTGGGGATCAAGACCCCCGCCGTCGTGGTCGAACACCAGTACATCGTCACAGAACCCGACCCCGCCCTTGTGGAATGGCGGAAGTCCAACCCGCAGCACCCGGTCCTTCGCGACGCCGACGCCAAGTGGTACGTGCGCGAAGAACGCGGCGGCTGGATCCTTGGCCCCTATGAAAAGGGCGCCCCCGCCCGCTTCCCCTATGAAGTGCCCGAATCCTTCCGCGCCGACCTCTTCCCCCTCGACCTCGAACGGATCGAGCAGGAATACATGTCCTTCATCCACCGTATCCCGTCCTCAGAAACCGTGGGCCTGAAAGACGATTACAACGGCCCGATCTGCTATACCCCCGACGGCAACCCGCTCGTCGGCCCGGCCCCCGGCCTGCGCAACATGTGGCTGGCGGAAGGCTTCAGCTTCGGCATCACCGCCGCAGGCGGCACCGGCTACTACCTCGCCCAGCTGATGACCCAAGGCGAGGCCGAGATCGACATGGCCTCCCTCGACCCCAAGCGGTTCGGCAACTGGATGACGACCGAATACGCGAGCCGGAAGAATGAGGAGTGCTACGACCACGTCTTCATCCTCCATCACCCGGATGAGGAACGCGAAGCCTGCCGCCCGCTGCGCACCGCCCCCGCCTATGACCGCCAGAAGGACCTCGGCGCGCAGATGGGTCAGGTAAACGGCTGGGAACGCCCGAACTACTACGGCCCCAAGGACGCCCCCGCCGACTTCGACCACAACTCCCGCAGCTTCCGGCGCGGCGACTGGTGGCAATACGCCAAGGCCGAGGCTGAAGCGGTACGCAACACCGTCGGCATCATCGACGCCAGCGCCTTCACCAAACACCTCGTGCGCGGGCCGGGGGCGACGGCCTTCCTCGACTACTTCACCTGCAACAAACTGCCGAACGTGGGCCGGATCAACCTGACCTATGCCCTGACCGACCACGGCACCACCCGCACCGAATACACTATCGTCCGCCTGAAGCAGGACGAATACTACCTGATCTCCGCCGGGGCCTGGACGGCCTATGACTACGACTTCCTGCAGAAATCCGCTGACGACTGGATGGCGACGGGCAAAGGCGCCATCGACATCCACGACATCACCACCCAATGGGGCGTCTTCGCCCTTGCCGGCCCCAACGCCCGCGCGCTCCTCAAGGACATCGTCAAGGACCGCGACCCGGAAACCGTCCTGTCCAACAAACGCTTCCCCTGGCTGTCCTATCGCGACATCGAGCTTGGCATGTGCCCCGTCCGCGCGATCCGCGTGGCTTACACGGGTGAGCTTGGCTGGGAACTCCACTACCCCATCGAATTCGGCCGCTACCTTTGGGACCTCCTCATGAAAGCCGGAGAGAAGCACGGCCTCAAACCCGTCGGCGCCCGCGCGCAGAACTGGCTGCGGCAGGAAAAATCCTACCGTGCCTTCGGCAACGAACTTGGCCGCGACGCCACCCCGGTTGAGGCCGCCCTCGACCGCTTCGTTGACCTGACGAAAGACTTCCGCGGCAAGGACAAGATGCTGGCCACCGGGATCCGCTCCAAATGCGTCACCCTGCTGATCGACGGCCCTTCCGACGCCGACCCTTGGGGGAAAGAGGCGATCCTGCATGACGGCATCAAGGTCGGCCGCCTGACCTCGGGCGGCTACTCCGTCGCCTTTGGCAAGCAGATCGGCATGGGCTACGTTCCCGCCGCATTGGCCGAGCCGGGGACGAAGCTGAAAGTGAAGATGCTCCTCAAGGAATGGGACGCCGTAGTGACCGAAGACAGCCCCTTCGACCCCACGAACGCCCGCATCCGCATCGACGGCTAG
- a CDS encoding ABC transporter permease, producing MFGSIDPALLVAALMVNSVPVMLAATGELVVEKSGVLNLGVEGMMIMGAICGFVTAVVTGNPYLGFLGGALGAAALSAVFGVLTQVLQTNQVATGLALTLFGLGLSSLIGQSYVGIRPPATGDLPLGPLADIPFLGVAVFGHDWMVYASILLVAAVWWVLKYSRVGLILRAVGESHEAAHALGYKVTRIRMLAVLFGGAMAGLGGAYVSLVRVPQWTDGITAGAGWIALAIVVFASWKPWRVLAGAYLFGGISVLQLNLQAAGSAIPVEYLSMAPYLITILVLVIMSSGRGKAALAAPACLGQNFHASR from the coding sequence ATGTTTGGCAGCATTGATCCGGCCCTGCTGGTGGCCGCGCTGATGGTGAACTCGGTTCCTGTCATGCTGGCGGCGACGGGGGAGTTGGTGGTCGAGAAATCGGGTGTTCTCAACCTTGGGGTTGAGGGGATGATGATCATGGGGGCGATCTGCGGCTTCGTCACCGCGGTTGTCACCGGGAACCCCTATCTGGGGTTTCTGGGCGGGGCACTGGGGGCGGCGGCACTTTCGGCGGTGTTCGGGGTGCTGACGCAGGTCTTGCAGACCAATCAGGTGGCGACGGGCTTGGCGCTGACGCTGTTCGGGCTGGGGCTGTCCAGCCTGATCGGGCAGAGCTATGTCGGCATCCGCCCGCCCGCGACGGGCGATCTGCCGCTGGGGCCCTTGGCCGATATTCCGTTTCTGGGGGTGGCGGTCTTTGGGCATGACTGGATGGTCTATGCATCCATCCTGCTGGTGGCGGCGGTGTGGTGGGTTCTGAAATACAGCCGCGTGGGGCTGATCCTGCGGGCGGTGGGCGAAAGCCATGAGGCGGCGCATGCGCTGGGCTACAAGGTCACGCGCATCCGGATGCTGGCCGTACTGTTCGGCGGGGCGATGGCCGGGCTTGGCGGGGCTTACGTCAGCCTGGTGCGGGTGCCGCAATGGACCGACGGGATCACGGCGGGCGCGGGGTGGATCGCGCTGGCCATCGTGGTCTTTGCCAGCTGGAAGCCCTGGCGGGTGCTGGCGGGTGCCTATCTTTTCGGCGGGATCTCGGTCCTGCAACTGAACCTGCAGGCCGCCGGATCGGCCATTCCGGTGGAATACTTGTCCATGGCCCCGTATCTGATAACCATCCTTGTGCTGGTCATCATGTCATCGGGACGTGGGAAGGCTGCACTCGCCGCTCCGGCCTGTCTGGGCCAGAATTTCCACGCCTCGCGCTGA
- a CDS encoding NAD(P)/FAD-dependent oxidoreductase: protein MDADFLIIGGGIAGVSAAARLSELGSVIVLEAEEVLAHHASGRSAALYEPRYGAPAVVGLSMASEAYFRSVPGVLSPRGLMLVAKADAGEAFEHDLVGMAFDRISVAEAREIVPILNPEVVVQAGYAAHAEDVDTDLLVQGFAREAKGRGARVLTKARVSAVAKDGGGWRVTSTVGEFTARMVVNAAGAWVDQVAAMAGVRPLGFTPYRRSMARIPAPGGHDVSRWPMLFGPGEDWYAKPDAGALIVSPAEEDLMEPHDAWADDMVLAEGLARYEEVVTEPVTRLLASWAGLRTFAPDRVLVIGPDLREPSFFWLAGQGGYGFQTCAAASRLAADLIGGRVPELDAGLVAALSPARFG, encoded by the coding sequence ATGGACGCGGATTTTCTGATCATTGGCGGCGGGATTGCCGGGGTTTCGGCCGCGGCACGGCTGTCGGAACTGGGGTCGGTGATCGTGCTGGAGGCGGAGGAGGTGCTGGCGCATCACGCCAGTGGCCGGTCAGCGGCGCTGTATGAGCCGCGCTATGGCGCCCCTGCCGTGGTGGGGCTGTCCATGGCGTCGGAGGCGTATTTCCGGTCGGTGCCGGGGGTGCTTTCCCCGCGCGGGCTGATGCTGGTGGCCAAGGCGGACGCGGGGGAGGCGTTCGAGCATGATCTGGTCGGCATGGCCTTTGACCGGATCAGCGTGGCCGAGGCGCGCGAGATCGTGCCGATCCTGAACCCCGAGGTGGTGGTGCAGGCGGGCTATGCCGCCCATGCCGAGGATGTGGATACGGATCTTCTGGTGCAAGGTTTTGCGCGCGAGGCGAAGGGGCGCGGGGCGCGCGTCCTGACGAAGGCGCGGGTCAGCGCTGTGGCCAAGGACGGCGGGGGGTGGCGCGTCACCTCGACCGTGGGAGAATTCACGGCGCGGATGGTGGTGAATGCGGCGGGGGCCTGGGTGGACCAGGTGGCCGCCATGGCGGGGGTGCGCCCCTTGGGGTTCACGCCCTACCGCAGGTCGATGGCGCGGATCCCGGCGCCCGGGGGCCATGATGTCAGCCGCTGGCCGATGCTGTTCGGGCCGGGGGAGGACTGGTACGCCAAGCCCGATGCCGGGGCGCTGATCGTCAGCCCGGCCGAGGAGGACCTGATGGAGCCGCATGACGCCTGGGCCGATGACATGGTGCTGGCCGAGGGTCTGGCGCGCTATGAAGAGGTGGTGACGGAACCGGTGACGCGGTTGCTGGCAAGCTGGGCGGGGTTGCGGACCTTTGCGCCGGACCGGGTGCTGGTGATCGGGCCGGATCTGCGCGAGCCGTCGTTCTTCTGGCTGGCGGGTCAGGGTGGCTATGGGTTCCAGACCTGCGCGGCGGCAAGCCGTCTGGCGGCGGACCTGATCGGCGGGCGCGTGCCAGAGCTTGACGCAGGTCTGGTGGCCGCACTGTCGCCCGCTCGGTTCGGGTGA